From a single Corynebacterium kroppenstedtii DSM 44385 genomic region:
- a CDS encoding DUF4862 family protein encodes MNTPITTSPAETGSSDTTPPDFIVGAYASLPFDRRDQETYYSLLAEQAWINGLEIPFPGDLTESLPWLSGQIADHWDANTITAIPGTMVNVGKNPAFGLASADEDGRAAALEFTDRICKAVQELASRTGRSVIKYVQLHSAPTRGAHSDAFARSLDEIATWNWSSARIVIEHCDAPREDHEPEKGFLELADECAIAADHGVKLHINWGRSCLEDRDATTPLQHITTARDKGVLSGVMFSGAGDKDTQYGYPWVDGHLPAYPDEPTSWMTPDRIRECAHAALGTPEVYLGAKVCVPSDSSLNGRVAMLKNIYDAALGEHGALNS; translated from the coding sequence ATGAACACCCCGATAACAACTTCACCTGCAGAAACAGGCTCGTCGGACACGACGCCACCGGACTTCATCGTCGGCGCCTACGCTAGCCTCCCCTTCGACCGCCGCGACCAGGAAACGTACTACTCGCTCCTCGCCGAGCAGGCCTGGATCAATGGGCTAGAAATCCCCTTCCCCGGCGACCTCACCGAAAGCCTCCCGTGGCTCAGCGGCCAGATCGCGGACCACTGGGATGCCAACACCATCACCGCTATTCCGGGCACGATGGTCAACGTCGGCAAGAATCCCGCATTCGGCCTGGCTAGCGCGGATGAGGATGGCCGAGCCGCCGCCCTCGAATTCACAGACCGGATCTGCAAGGCTGTCCAGGAACTGGCTAGTCGGACCGGCCGCAGCGTCATTAAATATGTCCAGTTGCATTCCGCCCCGACGCGCGGCGCACACTCGGATGCCTTCGCCCGTAGTCTCGACGAGATTGCCACGTGGAATTGGTCCAGCGCGCGCATCGTCATTGAGCATTGCGACGCACCCCGCGAGGATCATGAACCCGAAAAGGGGTTCCTCGAGCTAGCCGACGAATGCGCCATCGCCGCTGATCACGGCGTGAAGCTGCACATCAATTGGGGTCGGAGCTGCCTAGAAGATCGCGACGCGACCACTCCTCTGCAGCACATCACGACAGCTCGCGACAAGGGGGTGCTGTCTGGCGTCATGTTCAGCGGTGCGGGCGATAAAGATACTCAGTACGGCTACCCGTGGGTCGACGGGCACCTCCCCGCTTATCCCGACGAGCCGACGTCATGGATGACGCCTGATCGGATCCGCGAGTGCGCCCATGCAGCGCTTGGCACGCCCGAGGTTTATCTGGGTGCCAAAGTTTGTGTACCGAGCGATTCGTCCCTCAACGGCCGCGTCGCGATGCTCAAGAACATTTACGATGCAGCGCTCGGGGAACATGGAGCGCTGAATAGCTAA
- a CDS encoding sodium:solute symporter, with protein sequence MHQQFGTLNWLAIAVYIVAMLAVGIYFSKRAGASSDDYFKAGGRIPAWAAGFSIYATTLSAITFMSIPEKAYLTDWAYSAGNIAIFAIVPILVYYYVPFFRKLDVTTAYEYLEERFDVVLRVFGSLFFVLFHIGRIAIVIYLPTLALTAVSDINPYLIAGLVGIACVIYTFLGGMEGVIWSDVIQGIILLSGAVIVIVVALVNSPGSISHTLSEAASNGKFYSGQNFTFSDLSVSIPIIFLGSVLNNLQSYTASQDVVQRYQTTPSVQATKGSLYVNGCLALITIPIFYGMGTALYTYYQGNGGFPDDVNTSAIVPYYILTELPGGVAGLIIGGILAAAQSTISSSLNSISACITVDIRNRLMPGRGEASVLFSRMIIVFTGLFSTGVALWLIASEKGELWDLFLTLTGLFGIPIAAVFALGIFTVRANRFGVLAGLLLGAVSGYFMNQTDLGPFMISIVAFAVTLVAGYVLSIPLAGVAKATRTETLPLTIHGKDLSYERKSARREALKDEAASVIPDTDDPTEPKSVAQV encoded by the coding sequence ATGCATCAGCAATTTGGCACACTGAACTGGCTAGCCATTGCGGTCTATATCGTCGCCATGTTGGCAGTGGGCATCTATTTCTCGAAACGGGCCGGTGCCAGCAGCGATGATTACTTCAAAGCTGGTGGGCGCATTCCCGCATGGGCCGCGGGTTTCTCCATCTACGCCACCACGCTGTCCGCCATTACCTTCATGTCCATCCCGGAAAAGGCGTACTTGACGGACTGGGCATACTCCGCGGGAAACATCGCGATCTTCGCCATCGTCCCGATCCTCGTCTATTACTACGTCCCCTTCTTCCGCAAGCTGGACGTCACGACGGCCTACGAATACCTGGAAGAACGCTTTGACGTGGTTCTTCGCGTATTCGGCTCCCTATTCTTCGTCCTGTTCCACATCGGACGTATTGCCATCGTCATTTACTTGCCGACGCTGGCTCTCACCGCCGTCAGCGATATCAACCCTTATCTCATTGCCGGGCTGGTCGGGATTGCGTGCGTGATTTACACATTCCTCGGCGGTATGGAGGGCGTGATCTGGTCCGACGTTATCCAGGGCATCATCCTGCTGTCGGGTGCGGTGATTGTAATTGTCGTTGCGTTGGTGAATAGTCCCGGTTCGATTTCCCATACGTTGTCTGAGGCCGCGTCGAACGGGAAGTTCTATTCTGGCCAGAACTTCACTTTTAGTGATTTGTCGGTGTCGATCCCGATTATTTTCTTGGGCAGTGTGCTCAATAATTTGCAGTCCTACACGGCCAGCCAGGATGTGGTTCAGCGCTACCAGACCACGCCATCTGTCCAGGCCACGAAGGGCTCCTTGTATGTGAATGGGTGCCTCGCGCTGATTACGATCCCGATTTTCTACGGCATGGGCACCGCCCTGTACACCTACTACCAGGGCAATGGCGGTTTCCCGGATGACGTGAACACGTCGGCGATTGTGCCTTACTACATTCTGACCGAGCTTCCGGGTGGCGTGGCTGGTTTGATCATCGGTGGTATTTTGGCCGCTGCACAGTCGACCATTTCTTCCTCGTTGAACTCCATCTCCGCGTGCATCACGGTTGATATCCGTAACCGCCTCATGCCCGGCCGTGGCGAGGCATCAGTCCTGTTCAGCCGCATGATTATTGTCTTTACCGGACTCTTTTCGACGGGTGTCGCGTTGTGGCTCATCGCCTCGGAGAAGGGCGAGCTGTGGGATCTGTTCCTGACACTCACCGGGCTGTTTGGTATTCCGATTGCTGCGGTCTTTGCGCTGGGGATCTTCACCGTGCGAGCGAACCGGTTTGGTGTGCTGGCCGGGCTTCTTCTGGGAGCGGTGTCCGGCTACTTCATGAACCAAACGGACTTGGGACCGTTCATGATTTCCATCGTCGCGTTTGCCGTCACGCTGGTTGCTGGATATGTGCTGTCCATTCCGCTCGCCGGCGTTGCGAAGGCTACTCGTACCGAGACCCTGCCGCTGACGATCCACGGAAAAGACTTGAGTTACGAAAGGAAGTCCGCCCGGCGCGAAGCGCTGAAGGATGAAGCAGCCTCCGTTATTCCCGATACTGATGATCCCACTGAACCGAAGTCTGTGGCTCAGGTTTAA